Proteins encoded within one genomic window of Flavobacteriales bacterium:
- the maf gene encoding septum formation protein Maf, whose protein sequence is MLKNLHSKSIFLASKSPRRKELLESLGISFEIKLKDINEDFPSKMDIYEVAEFLATKKANAFEPKENEIFITADTVVICNEEILNKPKDKDEAEKMLNLLSDNKHEVVTGVCINSSENQVSFSEKTEVYFKPLTTEEIDFYIDNYQPFDKAGGYGIQEWVGKVGIKEIKGDYYNVVGFPLARLYSILVNL, encoded by the coding sequence ATGCTAAAAAACCTACATTCTAAATCTATCTTTTTAGCCTCAAAATCTCCAAGACGAAAGGAATTGCTAGAATCTCTTGGCATTTCATTTGAAATAAAGTTGAAAGATATCAACGAAGATTTTCCATCAAAAATGGATATTTATGAGGTTGCAGAATTTCTAGCAACAAAAAAGGCAAATGCTTTTGAGCCTAAGGAAAATGAAATTTTCATCACAGCTGATACAGTAGTGATTTGTAATGAGGAAATACTCAATAAACCTAAAGACAAAGATGAGGCTGAAAAAATGCTAAATCTTTTGTCTGATAATAAACATGAAGTAGTAACTGGCGTTTGTATCAATTCATCTGAAAATCAAGTGTCTTTTTCTGAAAAAACTGAAGTTTATTTTAAACCTCTAACAACAGAGGAAATAGATTTTTACATTGACAATTACCAACCTTTTGATAAAGCTGGAGGTTATGGCATACAGGAATGGGTTGGCAAAGTGGGTATAAAAGAAATTAAAGGAGACTATTATAACGTTGTTGGATTTCCTCTGGCAAGACTTTATAGTATTCTGGTAAATCTTTAG
- a CDS encoding glycosyltransferase, whose translation MRLALIGTTYPFRGGIAAFNERLAKELIQNGHDLTLYTFTVQYPSFLFPGKTQYSTDNPPKNLTIHRCVNSINPLNWISVGNEIKKKKYDIVIIPFWLPLMGPSLGTLARIIKKNKHSKILSIAHNIIPHESRLGDKWLTKYFTNHVDGFLAMTKNVMKDLESFNTICPKVLSPHPIYDNFGESIDRNKALKHLKLDNSYSYMLFFGLIRDYKGLDLLLEAFAEIKNKKIKVIIAGEYYSDKAPYKELIHNLKLEEKIIEVDKFIPDSEVNYYFSACDIVVQPYKSATQSGVTQIAYHFDKPMIVTDVGGLKEMCPDGKVGYVVPPKSDKIKDAILKFYESTDKKKMIENIKEEKKNYSWSNFTNVLFSLIDKVKN comes from the coding sequence ATGAGATTAGCTCTTATTGGAACAACATATCCTTTCAGAGGTGGAATAGCAGCATTCAACGAACGCTTGGCTAAAGAGTTAATTCAAAATGGACATGATTTAACTTTATATACTTTTACCGTTCAATACCCTAGCTTTCTATTTCCTGGAAAAACACAATACTCAACTGATAATCCACCAAAAAACTTAACCATTCACAGATGTGTTAACTCTATCAATCCCCTAAATTGGATAAGTGTTGGAAATGAAATTAAAAAGAAAAAATACGATATTGTCATTATTCCCTTTTGGCTACCATTAATGGGGCCGTCGCTTGGTACTTTGGCGCGAATCATTAAGAAGAATAAGCACTCTAAAATCTTAAGTATTGCACATAATATCATTCCTCACGAATCTCGACTTGGTGATAAATGGCTAACAAAATATTTCACAAATCATGTTGATGGATTCTTGGCTATGACGAAAAATGTTATGAAAGATTTAGAATCTTTCAATACAATTTGCCCAAAAGTGTTGTCGCCACACCCTATCTACGATAACTTTGGTGAAAGCATTGACAGAAATAAAGCCCTAAAACATTTAAAACTTGATAATTCTTACAGTTATATGCTCTTCTTCGGTCTTATTAGAGACTACAAAGGACTCGACCTTTTACTAGAAGCTTTTGCTGAGATTAAAAACAAAAAGATTAAAGTTATTATTGCTGGCGAATATTACTCCGATAAAGCACCTTATAAAGAACTTATTCATAACCTTAAATTAGAAGAGAAAATAATTGAAGTTGACAAGTTTATTCCCGATTCTGAAGTAAACTATTACTTTAGTGCTTGTGACATTGTTGTACAACCTTACAAGTCTGCTACTCAAAGTGGAGTTACTCAAATTGCTTACCATTTTGATAAACCTATGATAGTAACGGATGTTGGCGGACTTAAAGAGATGTGCCCAGATGGTAAAGTAGGATATGTAGTGCCTCCTAAATCAGATAAAATAAAAGATGCTATTTTGAAGTTCTATGAGTCAACGGATAAAAAGAAGATGATAGAAAATATCAAAGAAGAAAAGAAAAATTACAGTTGGTCGAATTTCACAAATGTTCTTTTTTCTTTAATTGATAAAGTGAAAAATTAA
- a CDS encoding polysaccharide biosynthesis/export family protein, whose amino-acid sequence MNNIVLFEKQIEGEQISLSKYQKHKLQEGDILHVKIIGVQKESFEIFNLETNTNNIQTTSANLFLNGFTIDSQGFIEIPTLGKISIKGLTIEEAKDKIQIEADNYLINSTVRVKHINFEITVLGEVKNAGTYTVYKDNITIIEALGLSGDLTDYANRKKIKLIRDNQIIYIDLTKIETLYSENFVLKANDVLYIEPLRNVKLRSSNAQIYISAISSIALIANILFGILNSN is encoded by the coding sequence ATGAACAACATTGTTTTGTTTGAAAAACAAATTGAAGGTGAACAAATTTCACTTTCAAAGTATCAAAAACATAAACTTCAAGAGGGCGATATTCTACACGTTAAAATTATTGGTGTTCAAAAAGAGTCGTTTGAAATTTTTAATTTGGAAACCAACACTAATAACATTCAAACTACTTCTGCAAATTTATTCCTAAATGGTTTTACAATTGACAGTCAAGGTTTTATAGAAATCCCAACTCTTGGAAAAATTTCAATTAAAGGGCTTACAATTGAGGAAGCAAAAGATAAAATTCAAATTGAGGCCGACAATTATTTAATTAATTCAACAGTAAGAGTTAAACACATAAATTTTGAAATTACTGTTTTGGGTGAAGTGAAAAATGCTGGTACTTATACTGTTTACAAAGATAATATCACCATAATAGAAGCTTTAGGTTTATCAGGAGATTTAACCGATTATGCAAATCGTAAAAAAATCAAACTCATTAGAGACAATCAGATAATTTATATTGACCTCACAAAAATAGAAACCTTATACTCTGAAAACTTTGTATTGAAAGCAAATGATGTTTTGTACATTGAACCGTTAAGAAATGTGAAGTTGAGAAGCTCAAATGCTCAAATTTATATTTCAGCGATATCTAGTATAGCCCTAATTGCCAATATTTTATTCGGAATATTAAATTCTAACTAA
- a CDS encoding HAD-IIIA family hydrolase, whose translation MNYKEKLHHISTFIFDVDGVLTDGKIILHPSGEQLRTMSVKDGMAIRTALKKGYKIAIISGGKSKGLIERFKHLKIDDVYLGCDDKKDALEDFKHIHNIDSKNILYMGDDINDLEVMKEVGLGSCPQDAVAEIKSIADYISHKNGGSGCVRDVIEQTLKVQGKW comes from the coding sequence ATGAATTATAAAGAAAAATTACACCATATCTCCACATTTATCTTTGATGTAGATGGAGTACTTACAGATGGTAAAATAATTCTTCATCCAAGCGGCGAACAATTAAGAACTATGAGCGTAAAAGACGGTATGGCAATAAGGACTGCACTTAAAAAAGGTTATAAAATTGCTATTATTTCTGGTGGGAAAAGCAAAGGTTTAATTGAGCGTTTTAAACACTTAAAAATTGATGACGTATATTTGGGATGTGATGATAAAAAAGATGCTTTAGAAGATTTTAAGCACATTCATAATATTGACTCAAAAAACATACTGTATATGGGTGACGATATCAATGATTTGGAAGTAATGAAAGAAGTTGGTTTAGGGTCATGCCCTCAAGATGCTGTTGCTGAAATTAAATCTATTGCTGATTACATATCTCATAAAAATGGTGGATCAGGTTGCGTAAGGGATGTTATTGAACAAACACTAAAAGTACAAGGAAAATGGTAA
- a CDS encoding aminotransferase class I/II-fold pyridoxal phosphate-dependent enzyme has product MKKHKPADNIQDIQYFGEYGGVNPSIADSSTFTYMAGKTMEMVFGGEREGCYLYSRHMNPSTGYLAEAIAQMENTEAAHVSASGMGSISSTILQICKSGDHIISSRTIYGGTYAFMKNFLPKLQISTSFVDTTNLDAVQSAITKNTKIIYCETVSNPLLEVSDIKQLAEIARKNNLKLVVDNTFTPLVFSPKELGADIVIHSLTKFINGASDTLGGIICSDKEFIGQLIDVNDGAAMLLGPTMDAIRANGILKNLRTLPVRIKQHSFNASYLAQKFQELGLKVHYPGLKNHPQHELMKKSMNQEFGFGGMLVLDVDTMENAYKLMEEMQIENIGYLAVSLGFYKTLFSAPGASTSSEIPEDEQDEMGISQGMIRMSIGLDNDIERTLEKMTNCLKKTKILS; this is encoded by the coding sequence ATGAAAAAACATAAGCCAGCAGATAATATACAAGACATTCAATATTTTGGAGAATATGGCGGTGTAAACCCTTCCATAGCCGACTCGTCAACATTTACATACATGGCAGGTAAAACTATGGAGATGGTATTTGGCGGAGAAAGAGAAGGATGCTACCTCTACTCTAGACACATGAATCCTAGCACAGGCTATTTGGCTGAAGCCATCGCTCAAATGGAAAACACTGAAGCTGCTCATGTTTCTGCCTCTGGAATGGGTTCTATTAGCTCAACTATTCTACAGATATGTAAATCAGGAGATCATATTATCAGTAGTAGAACAATTTATGGAGGGACATATGCATTCATGAAAAATTTTCTTCCAAAACTTCAAATTAGCACCTCTTTTGTAGACACAACAAATCTTGACGCTGTACAGTCTGCTATTACTAAAAACACAAAAATCATTTACTGCGAAACGGTAAGCAATCCATTACTAGAGGTATCTGACATTAAACAATTAGCAGAAATAGCCAGAAAAAATAATCTAAAACTTGTAGTTGACAACACTTTCACCCCTTTAGTGTTTTCACCTAAAGAACTAGGAGCAGACATCGTTATACATTCATTAACAAAATTTATCAATGGTGCTAGTGACACATTGGGTGGAATCATTTGTTCTGATAAAGAGTTTATCGGACAATTAATTGATGTAAATGACGGAGCTGCAATGCTCTTAGGCCCTACTATGGATGCTATAAGAGCTAACGGAATTTTAAAGAATCTACGAACACTACCTGTAAGAATAAAACAGCATAGCTTTAACGCAAGTTATCTAGCACAAAAATTTCAAGAACTTGGCTTAAAAGTTCATTACCCAGGTCTTAAAAATCATCCGCAACATGAGTTGATGAAAAAAAGCATGAATCAAGAATTTGGTTTTGGCGGCATGTTGGTTTTGGATGTTGACACTATGGAAAATGCCTATAAGTTAATGGAAGAAATGCAAATTGAAAACATTGGATATTTAGCCGTTAGTCTAGGTTTTTATAAAACTCTATTCTCTGCTCCAGGCGCAAGTACATCATCTGAAATTCCAGAAGACGAACAAGATGAAATGGGTATTTCACAAGGAATGATTCGTATGTCTATTGGTCTTGACAATGACATAGAAAGAACGCTGGAAAAGATGACAAACTGCTTGAAAAAAACCAAAATTCTCTCTTAA
- a CDS encoding geranylgeranylglycerol-phosphate geranylgeranyltransferase — translation MVKLVDFFSLIRFKNLLIIALSQYLVRYALIIPMTDSRSLSDLQFFYLVLSTLFIAAAGYIINDYFDTQVDRLNERKVIIDNTIKRREAILLHFVLSGIGVFLGFYLGWRVGIANLGFINLFSSTALWFYSTNMKKGYLSGNIIISLLAALTLFIVPMYEIIPNPEVNGQSAFYLICFYSIFAFVTTFIREIIKDFEDQFGDSKMGYNTFAIVSAKTAKITVQTISILLILSIAVISYFQIQYDGLYAAIYVWLSIELPLIYFFIKLRNANDKKTYHQLSQLIKLIMLTGTLSILVFTLLF, via the coding sequence ATGGTAAAACTAGTAGATTTTTTTAGCCTTATAAGATTTAAGAATTTATTAATCATTGCTCTTAGCCAGTATCTAGTTAGGTATGCCCTCATTATTCCAATGACGGACTCAAGAAGCTTGAGCGATTTACAGTTTTTTTATTTAGTGCTTTCTACATTATTTATTGCAGCAGCAGGCTATATTATAAATGACTATTTCGATACTCAAGTAGATAGACTTAATGAAAGAAAAGTGATAATTGATAACACTATTAAAAGACGAGAAGCAATTTTGCTGCATTTTGTCTTAAGTGGTATTGGTGTTTTTCTAGGTTTTTATTTAGGATGGAGAGTTGGTATAGCTAATTTAGGTTTTATCAATTTATTTAGCTCAACAGCTTTGTGGTTTTACTCCACTAACATGAAAAAAGGCTACTTAAGTGGTAATATCATCATTAGTTTATTGGCAGCATTGACACTGTTTATTGTTCCTATGTATGAGATTATACCTAATCCGGAAGTGAACGGACAAAGTGCTTTTTATCTCATTTGTTTTTATTCAATTTTTGCTTTTGTAACAACCTTTATTAGAGAAATTATTAAAGATTTTGAAGACCAGTTTGGAGATAGTAAAATGGGTTACAATACATTTGCTATAGTTTCTGCCAAAACAGCAAAAATCACGGTCCAAACTATCAGTATATTGCTTATTCTTAGTATCGCAGTGATAAGTTACTTCCAAATACAATACGATGGGTTATATGCCGCCATTTATGTTTGGCTAAGCATAGAACTGCCTCTAATTTATTTTTTCATAAAACTTAGAAATGCGAATGATAAAAAGACATACCACCAACTTAGTCAGCTCATAAAATTAATAATGCTAACTGGTACCCTGTCTATTCTTGTTTTTACTCTTCTTTTCTAG
- a CDS encoding D-sedoheptulose 7-phosphate isomerase, which yields MKNREVITNSISNSISVKNSILNDESMIYQIIDISSLIQKSFENGCKLLLCGNGGSAADAQHLAAEFSGRYYIDREPLHAEALHTDTSFMTAVANDYSFDNVYSRLVKGIGKKGDILIGLSTSGNSQNIVNALKQARESGLTTIGFTGENGGIINQYCDVLVKVPSSDTPRIQESHLMIGHAICELVEKNLFS from the coding sequence ATGAAAAATAGAGAAGTAATAACCAACAGTATTTCTAATTCTATTAGTGTAAAAAATAGTATCCTTAATGATGAGTCTATGATTTATCAGATAATAGATATTTCATCGTTAATTCAAAAATCATTTGAAAACGGATGTAAACTTTTACTATGTGGAAATGGTGGAAGTGCTGCTGACGCACAGCATTTAGCCGCAGAATTTTCAGGAAGATACTATATTGATAGAGAGCCCCTTCACGCCGAAGCTTTACATACTGACACCTCATTTATGACGGCTGTTGCTAATGATTACTCTTTCGATAATGTATACTCAAGACTCGTAAAAGGCATTGGTAAAAAAGGCGATATACTTATAGGTTTATCCACCTCAGGAAACTCTCAGAACATTGTAAATGCACTCAAACAGGCTAGAGAATCGGGATTAACAACTATTGGCTTTACGGGCGAAAATGGTGGGATAATTAATCAATACTGTGATGTTCTTGTTAAAGTACCTTCATCTGACACCCCAAGAATTCAAGAATCGCACTTGATGATTGGCCATGCCATCTGTGAATTAGTAGAAAAAAATCTGTTTTCATAA
- a CDS encoding polysaccharide biosynthesis tyrosine autokinase — protein sequence MNNLNSSTQNEKIEIKVLFDRLLVFWKQTALSILIFLTIGFLYNWYSTKIYKSSTTILIKEDSNSGLGSEDLFGGLDLFGGQKNIKNEIGILRSFSLTRKTLEDLNLRISYFHSGSLVSKDIYDKTPFTVNLINSTPLLIDQKYYVKIISENEYQLEVDFKDAKLFDLKEENYVSNDEYDFEYENTHKFGELVSTDFFEFKLEKNDLSLFVENEWDTYYFIVNNYNDLTQAYMKKINIIETDKESSILKITHEGSNPKKINDFLEKFNFHYLQIGLNEKNQIASNTIFFINDQLTSISDSLNKVENDLENFKQSNPKIQLSKDEYSTYFQIEKLEEEKAILELNNKYYLSVQKYLSENNDIDNIVAPSAMGINDPLLNELISELTRLYSQLEVASINSRSEHPIVQSLQNQIQNTKNILNENIENIISNSELSLVDINTRIKQIETEINKLPRKERVLLNIQRKFNLNEIIYNYLLEKRAEASITKASNVSDHKIIDSPRLISNEPVEPNTMIVYAFSLLLGLFVPIISITLYFVLNDKIIDKKDIDQITDVPVIGKIMTNESENNIVTVNSPKSAITESFRAIRTNIQYLAAEKAEKVICITSSISREGKTFIAINLSSIISLTGEKTILIGADLRKPKIFDDFNLKNTVGLSSYLSNQKTKEEIINKTQFENLDIILSGPIPPNPSELLNNEKMSNFIKELKKEYKYIVIDTPPIGLVTDGLILMKHSDINIYVVRQNYTTKEMLKGFNDLVTNNNLQKINLIINDISTDKSSHGYGYGYGDTYGYGYYNESESNLSSKKWWKKS from the coding sequence ATGAATAATTTGAATTCTTCAACTCAAAATGAAAAAATTGAAATCAAAGTTTTATTTGATAGGCTATTAGTATTTTGGAAACAAACAGCTTTATCAATCCTCATTTTTCTAACCATTGGTTTTTTATATAATTGGTATTCAACAAAAATTTATAAATCGTCAACAACTATTTTGATAAAGGAAGATAGTAACTCTGGTTTAGGCTCAGAAGATTTGTTTGGCGGACTTGATTTATTTGGCGGACAAAAAAACATAAAAAATGAAATTGGAATTCTTAGATCATTTTCATTAACTAGAAAAACGTTAGAAGATTTAAATCTAAGAATCAGTTATTTTCATTCTGGCAGTTTAGTTTCAAAAGATATTTATGACAAAACTCCATTTACAGTAAATCTAATCAATAGCACACCTCTTCTGATAGATCAAAAATATTATGTGAAAATAATTTCTGAAAATGAATACCAATTAGAGGTTGATTTTAAGGATGCTAAATTATTTGATTTAAAGGAAGAGAATTATGTTTCTAACGATGAATACGATTTTGAATACGAAAATACCCACAAGTTTGGGGAGCTAGTTTCAACTGACTTTTTTGAATTTAAATTGGAGAAAAACGATTTAAGTTTATTTGTAGAAAACGAATGGGATACATATTATTTTATTGTAAACAACTACAATGACCTTACCCAAGCCTACATGAAGAAAATAAACATCATTGAAACTGACAAAGAATCTTCTATTTTAAAGATTACTCATGAAGGTTCAAACCCAAAGAAAATAAACGACTTTTTAGAGAAATTTAATTTTCACTACTTACAAATTGGTCTAAACGAAAAAAACCAGATTGCTTCAAACACTATTTTCTTTATCAATGATCAACTCACTTCTATTTCCGACTCTTTGAACAAGGTTGAAAATGATTTAGAAAACTTTAAACAATCAAATCCAAAAATTCAGTTGTCTAAAGATGAATACAGCACATACTTTCAAATTGAAAAACTTGAGGAAGAAAAAGCAATTTTGGAATTAAACAACAAATATTACCTGTCTGTTCAAAAATATTTATCAGAAAATAATGACATCGATAATATTGTAGCGCCCTCAGCAATGGGCATCAATGATCCTCTTCTTAACGAATTAATTAGTGAACTCACCAGATTATATTCTCAACTGGAAGTTGCCAGCATTAACTCAAGAAGCGAGCATCCAATTGTACAATCGCTTCAGAATCAAATTCAGAACACAAAAAATATTTTAAATGAAAATATAGAAAATATTATTTCAAACTCTGAACTTTCTCTCGTTGATATCAATACCAGAATCAAACAAATAGAAACTGAAATAAATAAACTACCACGTAAAGAAAGGGTTTTACTAAATATTCAAAGAAAGTTCAACTTAAATGAAATTATTTACAACTATCTTCTAGAAAAAAGAGCAGAAGCATCGATTACCAAAGCGAGTAATGTGTCTGATCATAAAATTATTGATAGCCCCAGACTTATCTCAAACGAACCAGTAGAGCCTAATACAATGATAGTCTATGCATTTTCATTATTACTTGGTTTATTCGTTCCGATAATTAGCATTACTTTATATTTCGTATTAAACGATAAAATAATTGATAAAAAAGATATTGATCAAATTACTGATGTTCCAGTCATTGGAAAAATTATGACCAATGAAAGCGAAAATAATATTGTAACCGTAAACAGTCCTAAGTCGGCCATTACAGAATCATTTAGAGCAATCAGAACAAATATTCAGTATTTGGCTGCAGAAAAAGCTGAAAAAGTTATATGTATAACCTCTAGTATTAGTAGGGAAGGCAAAACGTTTATTGCCATAAATCTTTCTTCAATAATCAGTCTGACTGGCGAAAAAACAATCTTAATTGGTGCCGATTTGAGAAAGCCCAAGATTTTTGATGATTTCAACTTAAAAAATACTGTAGGCTTAAGTTCATATTTAAGTAATCAAAAGACTAAGGAAGAGATTATCAATAAAACCCAGTTCGAAAATTTAGACATCATACTTTCAGGACCAATTCCGCCAAACCCATCGGAGTTGCTGAATAATGAGAAAATGAGCAACTTCATAAAAGAATTAAAAAAAGAATACAAATACATTGTCATTGACACCCCACCAATTGGATTAGTTACCGATGGTCTAATTCTTATGAAGCACTCAGATATTAACATATATGTTGTTAGACAAAATTATACGACCAAAGAGATGCTAAAAGGTTTCAATGATTTAGTCACAAATAACAATCTCCAAAAAATAAACCTTATCATTAATGATATTTCAACCGATAAATCTTCACACGGTTACGGATACGGATATGGCGATACTTACGGATACGGTTATTACAATGAATCTGAAAGTAATTTATCTTCCAAAAAATGGTGGAAAAAAAGTTAA
- a CDS encoding HAD family hydrolase yields the protein MIDFISKIDNDWTLFLDRDGVINKKLEGDYVKTIDEFEFLPNSLEAIVGFSKYFHKIIVVTNQQGISKQLMTENDLSKVHNHLLKEVENLNGKIDAIYHAPQLESENSKMRKPNTGMAYLAKKEFPSIDFSKSIMVGDSISDMEFAENVGIRGLFIGKSNNYYCLNNLNELYLKIKEQNL from the coding sequence ATGATTGATTTTATATCAAAAATAGATAATGATTGGACTTTATTTCTAGATAGAGATGGTGTCATTAATAAAAAACTTGAAGGCGATTATGTCAAAACAATTGATGAATTTGAGTTTTTACCCAATTCACTTGAAGCGATAGTAGGCTTTTCCAAATATTTTCACAAAATTATTGTGGTAACAAATCAGCAAGGAATTAGTAAGCAATTAATGACAGAGAATGATTTATCTAAAGTTCACAATCACTTATTGAAAGAAGTAGAAAATCTTAATGGAAAAATTGATGCTATTTACCACGCCCCACAACTTGAATCTGAAAACTCTAAAATGAGAAAACCTAATACGGGCATGGCATACTTAGCTAAAAAGGAATTCCCCTCAATTGATTTTTCGAAAAGCATAATGGTAGGAGATTCAATTAGCGATATGGAATTTGCAGAAAATGTTGGAATTAGAGGTCTATTTATAGGCAAAAGTAACAACTACTACTGCTTAAATAATCTAAATGAGTTATACCTTAAAATTAAGGAACAAAACTTATAA
- the nhaC gene encoding Na+/H+ antiporter NhaC, with translation MKQQSFVSALTPIIFLIGLLSYNVFLYGDNALGGANQLALLLAASLAAIIGVRNGFKWKEILNGVSKSIASTTPAILILLLIGSLAGTWLISGIVPTMIYYGLQIISPKIFLFAACVICAIVSLASGSSWSTIATVGIALLGIGNALDISEGLVAGAIISGAYFGDKMSPLSDTTNLAPAMAGTDLITHIRYMMYTTVPTFIITLIIFLIIGLSFENDQNIDSVNSLLSAIENRFVISPWLFLVPIGVLILIFKKVPALPSLLAGTLLGGIFAIIFQPQLIIELSGIEGNFIQSSYTTVINAMGGETTIETSNVVINDLLSTGGMYGMLNTIWLIICAMCFGGVMESTGKLQKISRSIIQYAENTGSVIATTACTCIFFNLTASDQYLSIVVPGRMYADTFKEKGLAPENLSRTLEDSATVTSVLIPWNTCGATQSAILGVATLSYLPYCFFNIISPLMTITYGYLGLKIKRLK, from the coding sequence ATGAAACAGCAATCATTTGTTAGTGCATTAACACCTATTATTTTTCTCATTGGACTGCTGTCATATAACGTCTTTCTGTATGGCGATAATGCCTTAGGGGGCGCTAACCAATTAGCACTCTTATTAGCGGCTTCATTAGCTGCAATTATTGGCGTAAGAAATGGCTTTAAATGGAAAGAAATCCTTAACGGAGTTAGTAAAAGTATAGCATCCACTACACCAGCAATATTGATTTTACTACTTATTGGCTCCTTGGCAGGAACTTGGTTAATCAGTGGTATTGTTCCGACAATGATATACTATGGTTTACAAATCATAAGTCCAAAAATATTTCTTTTTGCTGCATGTGTAATTTGTGCTATTGTATCTCTTGCATCCGGAAGCTCATGGTCAACAATAGCGACCGTAGGAATTGCACTGTTAGGTATAGGAAACGCCTTAGATATTTCTGAAGGCTTAGTGGCTGGCGCTATTATTTCTGGCGCTTACTTTGGCGATAAAATGTCTCCCCTTTCAGACACTACAAACCTAGCACCTGCAATGGCGGGAACAGACTTAATCACACATATTCGCTACATGATGTATACTACTGTTCCAACCTTTATCATTACTCTAATCATATTTTTAATTATAGGACTTTCATTTGAAAATGACCAAAACATCGATAGTGTAAACAGTTTACTTTCAGCAATAGAAAACCGATTTGTAATAAGTCCATGGCTTTTCCTAGTACCAATTGGAGTGCTTATTTTAATATTCAAAAAAGTACCTGCTTTACCCTCACTATTAGCCGGCACTTTATTAGGAGGTATTTTTGCTATTATCTTTCAGCCACAATTAATTATTGAGCTTTCAGGAATTGAAGGAAATTTCATTCAATCAAGTTATACAACCGTTATAAATGCAATGGGTGGAGAAACGACAATAGAAACATCTAACGTTGTAATAAATGACCTACTATCAACTGGAGGTATGTATGGTATGCTAAATACTATTTGGCTAATCATATGTGCAATGTGTTTTGGTGGAGTGATGGAATCAACAGGAAAACTTCAAAAAATCAGCAGATCAATTATACAGTATGCTGAAAATACTGGCTCTGTGATAGCTACTACTGCTTGTACGTGTATATTTTTCAATCTTACTGCAAGTGACCAATATTTAAGCATTGTAGTTCCTGGAAGAATGTACGCCGACACTTTCAAAGAAAAAGGCTTAGCTCCAGAAAATTTAAGTAGAACTTTAGAAGATAGTGCTACGGTAACTTCAGTACTTATTCCGTGGAATACATGTGGTGCAACACAATCTGCAATATTAGGCGTAGCTACATTAAGTTATTTGCCATATTGTTTCTTTAATATTATAAGTCCGCTAATGACCATAACCTATGGCTATTTAGGACTAAAAATCAAACGTTTAAAATGA